A window of Micromonospora sp. WMMC415 genomic DNA:
CGACCGCCCGCTCCTCACCGGAGAACCGGTTGAGCAGGCTGGACTTGCCGACGTTGGGCCGGCCGACCAGGGCGACGCGGCGCGGGCCGCGCGGCCTGTGCTCGACGATCTTCGGCGCCTCCGGCATCGCCTCCATGATGACGTCGAGCAGCTCACCGGAACCGCGACCGTGCAGGGCGGACACCGGGTGCGGCTCGCCGAGGCCGAGCGACCAGAGCGAGGTCGCCTCCATCTCGATCGAGCTGTTGTCGGCCTTGTTCGCCACCAGGATCACCGGCTTGGCGCTGCGGCGCAGCATCCGCACCGCCGCCTCGTCGACGTCAGTGGAGCCGACCATGGCGTCGACCACGAACAGCACCACGTCGGCGGTGGCGACCGCCGACTCGGCCTGCGCGGCGATGGCGGCGGCCCGGTCCTTCGCGTCCGGCTCCCAACCGCCGGTGTCCACGACGGTGAACTGCCGGCCGTTCCACTGCGCGTCGTACGGCACGCGGTCCCGGGTCACCCCGGGGACGTCCTCGACGACCGCCTGCCGGCGACCGATGATGCGGTTGACCAGGGTCGACTTGCCCACGTTGGGCCGGCCGACCACGGCCACCACGGGCTGCGGTCCGGTCTGCTCCTCAACGTCGAGGTCCGGCTCCCGCAGCTCCACCCAGCCTTCGTACTCGCTCACGCCACTCCCCGCTCGGTCAGCAGGTCGCGCAGGCGCGCCACGACCTCGTCGATGCCCAGCTCGGTGGTGTCCAGCACCACGGCGTCCGGCGCCTGCGCCAACGGGTCGGCCGTGCGGGTCGAGTCGAGCCGGTCCCGGCGGGCCAGGTCGGCAGCAGTGGCGGCCACGTCGGCGGCGTCCTCGGCGCTGCGCCGGGCCGCGCGGGCCGCCTCGGAGGCCGTCAGGTAGACCTTCAGGTCGGCGTCCGGGGCGACCACCGAGCCGATGTCACGCCCCTCCACCACGATCCGGCCGGCGGCGGCGATCAGCTCCCGCTGCCGGGCGACCAGCAGCGCGCGGACCGCGGGCACGGCGGCCACGGCGGAGACCGCTCCGGTCACCTCGGGCCCCCGGATCTCCACCTCGACGCCCACGCCGTCGACGGTCACGCCGTACCCCCGGGGGTCGGTGCCGATCCGCAGGTCGGTCTCGCCCGCGACCTTGGCCACCGCCGAGACGTCGGCCAGGTCGACGCCGGAGCGCAGCACCGCCCAGGTGATCGCCCGGTACATGGCGCCGGTGTCCAGGTAGCGGGCGCCGAGGCTGACCGCGAGCCGCCGCGAGACGGTGGACTTACCCGAACCGGACGGCCCGTCCACGGCGACCACGCAGCGCCCGGTCCGTGCCTTTTCCTCCACCGTCGTCCTCCTCAGTCCGTACCTCGCAGATCCTGCCCACGAGCGGAAACCACACACTGCCTTCAATCATGCCCGGCGCCGCGC
This region includes:
- the cmk gene encoding (d)CMP kinase codes for the protein MEEKARTGRCVVAVDGPSGSGKSTVSRRLAVSLGARYLDTGAMYRAITWAVLRSGVDLADVSAVAKVAGETDLRIGTDPRGYGVTVDGVGVEVEIRGPEVTGAVSAVAAVPAVRALLVARQRELIAAAGRIVVEGRDIGSVVAPDADLKVYLTASEAARAARRSAEDAADVAATAADLARRDRLDSTRTADPLAQAPDAVVLDTTELGIDEVVARLRDLLTERGVA